Within Sphingobium sp. KCTC 72723, the genomic segment CCTACACGATCGAGGAAGCCTATGAGGTGGCCGACGCGATCGAGCGCAACGACATGGCGGCCCTGCGCGACGAATTGGGCGACCTGCTGCTTCAGGTCGCATTCCACAGCCGGATTGCCGAACAGGCCGGGCATTTCGGTTTGCAGGACGTGATCGACGCCATCACGCAGAAAATGATCCGTCGCCATCCGCATGTCTTTGGAAAAGGCGCACGGCGTGAAGATGGCCATGCCCAATGGGAAACGATCAAGGCCGCCGAGCGCGCCGAAAAGGAGCCGGATCCCAGCGCCCTTGCCGGCGTAGCGATCACCCTGCCCGCGTTGCTGCGGGCCGAGAAGTTGCAGAATCGCGCAGCAAGGACCGGCTTCGACTGGCCCGATATGGTCGGCGTGACGGCCAAGATCATCGAGGAACTGGACGAGGTGGAGCGCGCCGCGACCCAGGCAGAGCGCGAGGAGGAAGTGGGCGACCTGCTGTTCGCCGTGGTCAACCTCGCACGGCATCTGAACGTCGACCCGGAAGCGGCTTTGCGTGCGGGCAACAGCAAGTTCGACCGGCGGTTCCGCGCAATGGAGCATATCGCCGGAAACGGCTTTGCCGCCCTTCCGCTCGATGACAAGGAAGCACTGTGGCAGCGGGCCAAGGACATGGAAAAGAAGGCGTGATTCGCCCGGTCGCTCCGGCCGACCATGATGCCATATGGGCAATATTGGAGCCAGTGATCCGTGCAGGCGAAACGCTTGCCACGCCGCGCGACATGGCGCGGGAGGCGGCCCTCGCCCTCTGGTTGTCGCCAGACCGGACGGTGCGCGTGCTGGAAGCGGACGGCGCGGTCATGGGAATATTCTATGTCCGCGCGAACCAGATCGGCGGCGGGGCGCATGTCGCCAATGCCGGCTATGTTGTGGCGGACGACGCCACCGGGCGCGGATTCGCCCGGCGCATGTGCGCAGCCTCGATGGATCTGGCGCGAGAATTGGGCTTTCGCGCGATGCAGTTCAACTTTGTGATATCGACCAACGAACGAGCCGTCGCCTTATGGCAGGCCATGGGTTTTGCCGTGGTCGGGCGATTGCCCGGTGCGTTCGCCCACCCTTCTGGTGAAGTTGTCGACGCGCTGGTGATGTTTCGGAATTTGTAGGCCAAAGGCTTCATCCATTTCCAGACATGATCCAGACAAGGTTCGGACTTGAAACCTATATTTGACAAGTGCCTGCAAACGTCATAATTTTCTTCCACTGTCACGGAGGAACATGCGATGCGTTTGACTATCCTTCTCCCGCTCATTTTCGCCGTTGCGATGCCTGCCCAAGCCCAACAGAATGGGACAGGCATTTCAGGAATCCATTTCGGCACAGGCAATGTGTCTACCATCGGTCCCGTGACTGGCTTTGGTCCTGACAATTTCGGCGCTGGTGGTGGAGACGCATATCAAGCCATGCGTCAGGCACAGCGGCTGATTGCGTCGGGCGATTATGTCCAGGCGGACAGTGTGTTGGCGACCCTGATCGGCAGGACGGAAAATCGACAGGCCCGTTTTCTGAAAGGGGTCACGAAATTGGGATTGGGCGACCAAGCTTCGGCCCGCCGCTATTTCGAACAAAGCATGTATCGGGGGCGCAATGGTAATCCCGGTGCGATGTCGGGGCTGGCTATCGCGGAAATCCGGCTGGGTAATGTCAGCGCCGCCCGCAATATACTGGGGAAATTGCGCTATCAGCAGGAAAAGTGCGGGCATGGTTGCGACCGTGCCAATGCGCTGGAACAGGCTGTCGGCGTAGTTGAAAAAGCGCTGGCGTAACGCCCAGCAGCGCTATCCCTTCGCGCGCTTGCCAAAGCGCGCAAAGGCGGCGTCGGACAGACGCACTTCGATCCGGGTTTCGTCGCCCTGCGGATCGGTGGTCAGGACTTCGCCATGTTCGTGGAGCCAGGCGAGCGCTGCGCCGTCGCCCGCCGATACGCGCAGGCCATAGACTTTCGCGCCTGCGGTCATCTTCACGCTGATCGCGCGCTGAAGGTCCGGCACACCAGCGCCGGTCAGTGCGGACAGGATGACCACATCGTCCCGGCGCGACGCGGTTTCCCGTGCCAGCGCTTCGGCTTCCGGGTCGAGCAGGTCGAGCTTGTTCCACGCTTCGATAATCGGCGGAGCGTCCGGCTCCCCTTCCCCGCGATCGGCCGCGCCTTCGCCCGCGACGCCCAGTTCGCTCAGCACGTCCAGCACGTCGTCACGCTGTGCGTCACTGTCAGGATGGGCGATGTCGCGAACATGGATGATGAGGTCGGCGGACAGCACTTCTTCCAGCGTGGCACGGAACGCCGCGATCAACTGCGTGGGCAGGTCCGACACGAAACCGACTGTGTCGGACAGGATCGCCTTGTCCAGGCCCGGCAGCACAATCTGGCGCATGGTCGGGTCGAGCGTGGCGAACAGTAAATCTTCCGCCATGACGTCCGCCCCGGTCAGGCGATTGAACAACGTGGATTTCCCCGCATTGGTGTAGCCGACCAGCGCAATCACCGGCCATGGCGCGCGTTGCCGCCGGGCGCGGTGCAGGCCACGGGTGCGCGTGACCTGATCCAGTTCCTTGCGGATTTTGGCCATGCGGTCGCGGATCATGCGCCTGTCGGCTTCGATCTGGGTTTCGCCCGGACCGCCCAAAAAGCCAAAGCCGCCCCGCTGCCGTTCCAGATGGGTCCAACTGCGCACCAGCCGCCCCGCCTGATAATCGAGATGGGCGAGTTCGACCT encodes:
- a CDS encoding tetratricopeptide repeat protein, encoding MRQAQRLIASGDYVQADSVLATLIGRTENRQARFLKGVTKLGLGDQASARRYFEQSMYRGRNGNPGAMSGLAIAEIRLGNVSAARNILGKLRYQQEKCGHGCDRANALEQAVGVVEKALA
- the hflX gene encoding GTPase HflX, producing the protein MAIFNRDSDDEVARGARAIVVHAETHGLDRRDSDARLEEAGGLALAIGIDVRAAQAFRVRDRKPATLFGSGQVEQIATLVVQEEAELVIVDNALSPVQQSNLEKAVGAKVIDRTGLILEIFGERAATNEGRLQVELAHLDYQAGRLVRSWTHLERQRGGFGFLGGPGETQIEADRRMIRDRMAKIRKELDQVTRTRGLHRARRQRAPWPVIALVGYTNAGKSTLFNRLTGADVMAEDLLFATLDPTMRQIVLPGLDKAILSDTVGFVSDLPTQLIAAFRATLEEVLSADLIIHVRDIAHPDSDAQRDDVLDVLSELGVAGEGAADRGEGEPDAPPIIEAWNKLDLLDPEAEALARETASRRDDVVILSALTGAGVPDLQRAISVKMTAGAKVYGLRVSAGDGAALAWLHEHGEVLTTDPQGDETRIEVRLSDAAFARFGKRAKG
- the mazG gene encoding nucleoside triphosphate pyrophosphohydrolase, whose product is MSQASPADIMPLATVMAQLRDPLTGCPWDIEQDFASIAPYTIEEAYEVADAIERNDMAALRDELGDLLLQVAFHSRIAEQAGHFGLQDVIDAITQKMIRRHPHVFGKGARREDGHAQWETIKAAERAEKEPDPSALAGVAITLPALLRAEKLQNRAARTGFDWPDMVGVTAKIIEELDEVERAATQAEREEEVGDLLFAVVNLARHLNVDPEAALRAGNSKFDRRFRAMEHIAGNGFAALPLDDKEALWQRAKDMEKKA
- a CDS encoding GNAT family N-acetyltransferase; translated protein: MIRPVAPADHDAIWAILEPVIRAGETLATPRDMAREAALALWLSPDRTVRVLEADGAVMGIFYVRANQIGGGAHVANAGYVVADDATGRGFARRMCAASMDLARELGFRAMQFNFVISTNERAVALWQAMGFAVVGRLPGAFAHPSGEVVDALVMFRNL